A genomic stretch from Erwinia sp. E_sp_B01_1 includes:
- a CDS encoding baseplate J/gp47 family protein: MADVTVSTAVPSVTYSDAGVSVPDEIDILNGRLTDLDTAMGGGMSKSLTTPQGQIAMSDTAIIGDKNDNLAWLVNQVNPDYASGRMQDAIGQIYFIDRIAAIGTVVTATLTGLVGTVIPANSIAQDSSGYLYYSLADATIPSTGSVDVLFQNQATGAIACPIGSLNTIYRAIPGWSGITNTTAGVLGNDVESRANFEYRRKQSVAGNAKNQLGAIYANVLAVPGVTDAYVTQNNTGATVEKGATDFPLPAHSLYVSAYGGSSEDIANAIFQKLNPGPEMVGNTSYTVVDSENYVQPYPEYEITWQTPAAVSVYVKVELASNNSLPGNIVDRVRSAVLSAFNGEDGGTRARIGSTIYAGRYYAGVQSVDPDNVDIFSITLSRDGSAYSTSVSFGIDEVPTLDTSNISVTLT; the protein is encoded by the coding sequence ATGGCTGACGTGACAGTAAGCACGGCCGTCCCATCGGTCACTTATTCAGATGCGGGCGTGTCAGTGCCGGATGAAATTGACATCCTGAATGGCCGACTGACTGACCTTGATACTGCAATGGGTGGTGGGATGAGCAAAAGCCTCACTACTCCGCAAGGTCAGATTGCAATGAGTGACACTGCAATCATTGGCGACAAGAACGATAACCTTGCATGGCTGGTGAATCAGGTTAACCCGGACTACGCATCAGGCCGCATGCAGGATGCTATCGGGCAGATTTACTTTATTGACCGGATCGCCGCAATTGGTACGGTGGTAACTGCCACGTTGACCGGCCTTGTAGGAACAGTCATCCCGGCAAACAGCATCGCCCAGGATAGCAGCGGGTACCTTTATTACTCGCTTGCCGATGCCACCATTCCGTCAACTGGATCGGTAGATGTGCTGTTTCAGAATCAGGCCACGGGTGCTATTGCGTGTCCTATTGGATCGCTCAATACAATTTATCGGGCAATCCCAGGCTGGTCAGGCATTACCAATACCACCGCCGGTGTGCTGGGTAATGACGTGGAAAGCCGCGCCAACTTTGAGTATCGACGCAAGCAATCAGTTGCAGGTAATGCCAAGAATCAATTGGGAGCTATATATGCCAATGTTCTTGCCGTGCCGGGCGTTACTGACGCTTATGTAACTCAGAACAATACAGGCGCGACGGTAGAGAAGGGGGCGACTGATTTCCCACTCCCGGCTCACTCACTTTACGTGTCGGCCTATGGGGGCTCTTCTGAAGATATCGCAAACGCAATCTTCCAGAAGTTAAACCCAGGACCAGAAATGGTAGGGAACACCAGTTACACCGTTGTGGATAGTGAAAACTACGTCCAACCCTATCCAGAGTATGAAATTACGTGGCAGACCCCGGCAGCAGTTAGCGTTTACGTAAAAGTTGAACTGGCAAGCAATAACTCCCTTCCAGGTAATATCGTCGACAGAGTTAGATCCGCCGTCCTTAGCGCATTCAATGGTGAGGACGGCGGAACTCGGGCAAGGATTGGCTCGACGATTTATGCAGGACGCTATTACGCAGGCGTGCAAAGTGTGGACCCGGATAATGTTGATATCTTCAGCATCACTTTAAGTCGTGACGGCAGCGCCTACAGCACGTCAGTTTCATTTGGTATCGATGAAGTGCCAACTCTCGATACCTCAAATATTTCGGTGACGCTGACATGA
- a CDS encoding DUF2612 domain-containing protein, producing MINVADTILTQYAGSSNLKSLIYSFNEAVGVEGFLDDFYDLIWNIQTADTYGLDVWGKIVVVSRQLTVTENKIYFGFNESSSDPILVDDPQPFNQAPFYSGDLLTSTVTLTNDVYRKLIIMKAAANISDCTILNMNNLLMFMFGESGRCYVRNDGGMVMSYVFEFPLSISELAIVQSSGALPSPVGVTVNIVQQV from the coding sequence ATGATAAACGTCGCAGATACGATCTTGACCCAGTACGCCGGTAGCTCAAACCTGAAGTCGCTTATCTATTCCTTTAACGAAGCAGTAGGAGTGGAGGGGTTTCTGGATGATTTCTATGACCTCATCTGGAACATACAAACGGCTGACACCTACGGTTTAGATGTGTGGGGGAAAATAGTGGTTGTTAGCAGGCAGCTTACAGTGACAGAGAACAAGATTTATTTTGGATTCAATGAATCCTCTTCCGACCCCATTCTTGTAGATGACCCGCAGCCTTTCAATCAGGCTCCATTTTATTCCGGCGATTTGCTCACATCGACAGTAACACTCACAAATGATGTTTACCGCAAGCTCATCATTATGAAAGCCGCTGCAAACATCTCAGACTGCACGATCCTGAATATGAATAACCTACTGATGTTCATGTTTGGCGAAAGTGGCCGTTGCTACGTCAGGAATGATGGCGGAATGGTGATGAGCTACGTATTCGAATTCCCCCTGTCAATCTCAGAGCTTGCGATTGTACAGAGTTCCGGCGCACTTCCTTCCCCTGTTGGGGTTACCGTAAACATTGTTCAGCAGGTATAA
- a CDS encoding tail fiber protein translates to MNSSDTPSRITKAFGVNGLRNSIATDSSNTTDSNGIATFDKGFPSVTMQPLSAGGIPPSGKDMNGVLYSATLQQQWYNAGMTYPFNADFATAVSGYPKGAILPSSALTGQWLNLNESNSTTPESPTGASTGWVPINNYGVTQLSLSSASVVLSSNQAAKDRIILTGTLTANVNLIFPAWIKSWVVHNNCSGNFTVTCKTASGSGISVIPGLVSRLFCDGMNITDETYNPNNDMVGAVVGFAMNSAPEGWLDADGGEISRITYARLFSRIGTIYGVGDGRTTFNKPDGRAEFIRGIDNGRGVDTGRVMGSRQGYAMQNHTHYLPTSGGTGPSGISAVFDDELAANFVRTGTNLQNNYFIKDSIPFRTYNSGDFQTSPELTSAETRPRNLALLYCIKY, encoded by the coding sequence ATGAACTCGTCTGACACCCCGTCACGCATTACAAAAGCGTTTGGCGTTAACGGCCTGCGCAATTCGATCGCCACAGACTCCTCCAATACCACTGACAGCAACGGCATAGCTACGTTCGACAAAGGTTTCCCATCCGTAACCATGCAGCCCCTTAGTGCTGGAGGCATACCGCCATCAGGAAAGGATATGAACGGTGTTCTTTACTCCGCAACGCTTCAGCAGCAGTGGTATAACGCCGGGATGACCTACCCATTTAATGCGGATTTTGCCACGGCTGTCAGTGGGTATCCCAAGGGCGCAATACTCCCAAGCTCTGCGCTCACTGGCCAGTGGCTAAACCTTAACGAATCCAACAGCACCACTCCAGAATCCCCGACAGGAGCTTCAACAGGCTGGGTTCCGATTAACAATTATGGCGTTACGCAACTCTCGCTTTCATCAGCCAGCGTTGTGCTTTCTTCGAACCAGGCAGCTAAAGACCGAATTATCCTGACCGGCACGCTTACTGCCAACGTAAACTTGATTTTTCCCGCCTGGATTAAGTCATGGGTAGTTCACAACAACTGCAGTGGTAATTTCACTGTCACCTGCAAAACGGCATCTGGATCAGGAATATCAGTTATTCCAGGTCTGGTTTCTCGCCTTTTCTGCGATGGCATGAACATCACTGATGAAACCTATAACCCAAACAATGACATGGTTGGAGCAGTAGTAGGATTTGCTATGAACTCAGCGCCGGAGGGATGGCTTGATGCAGATGGCGGAGAGATAAGCAGAATAACGTATGCAAGGCTCTTCTCACGCATTGGAACTATCTATGGGGTTGGTGATGGACGGACCACATTCAATAAGCCTGACGGAAGAGCTGAATTTATCCGAGGGATAGATAATGGGCGAGGAGTAGATACCGGCAGGGTTATGGGATCAAGGCAGGGATATGCGATGCAGAATCACACCCATTACCTGCCAACAAGTGGAGGTACCGGACCGTCCGGTATTTCGGCGGTTTTCGATGACGAGCTTGCTGCTAATTTTGTCAGGACAGGCACAAACCTACAAAACAATTACTTCATAAAAGACAGTATCCCTTTCAGAACTTATAACTCAGGTGACTTCCAAACGTCCCCGGAGCTTACATCCGCAGAGACAAGACCAAGAAACCTTGCTTTGCTTTACTGCATTAAATATTGA
- a CDS encoding glucosyltransferase domain-containing protein: MKDFLEYSKRNYILLCLALGCLYITPLVISNFYYIDDVSRSVGGYARWIDNGRPLAQYLILAMGFSNVIDIAPLPLILSVIVLVTSGYYLCYSIGVEGKYPAVVIALAILCSPFYIQNLSYRYDALTMGISLSCALLAASISYRFNIKIGFPTATILVAILLCFYQPSVNAFISVVCFLFILKLNEKSAMNAIIYAAANVLSLIAGMLIYKLFVAEVFVNGGYSVEHSDILPIALYSIPLINKNLDSFLVVFKSTLSGSFGRLFYFMFFISTALTMFTVAKSKGYSLALAGVSALLSLVAILVMVFSIVGTMIFLKQPVFYPRVFIGFTGVMLLISYSSTKIFKGFSSIIPSIFFLAIFVQMFAYGNALSSQSEKEKFMFTAMADDIIKSRVKIESIRFNGTTSLAPTSYLSSKSFGIITHIVPSYIRTDWMFGAFYFGRLGVDVTYDSKIDVNGELKKGCSKPHEKSSLYDSVVFENTMIFDFNRCK; this comes from the coding sequence ATGAAGGACTTCTTAGAATACTCCAAACGGAATTACATACTTCTATGCCTTGCATTGGGGTGTTTATACATAACACCATTAGTCATCTCAAACTTTTATTACATTGATGACGTCTCAAGGAGCGTTGGAGGGTACGCCAGGTGGATCGATAATGGTAGGCCACTTGCTCAATATCTAATATTGGCCATGGGCTTCAGTAATGTTATCGATATCGCCCCACTCCCATTAATTCTTTCTGTTATTGTATTGGTAACTTCAGGTTATTATCTATGCTACTCCATAGGTGTAGAAGGCAAGTACCCTGCTGTAGTTATAGCTCTAGCTATTTTATGCAGTCCTTTCTATATACAGAACCTATCATACAGATATGACGCCCTAACAATGGGTATATCGCTGTCGTGCGCATTGTTAGCAGCATCCATTAGCTACAGATTTAATATAAAAATAGGCTTTCCTACGGCCACAATTCTGGTTGCAATTCTTCTTTGCTTCTATCAGCCATCTGTTAATGCATTCATCTCGGTGGTCTGCTTTTTGTTCATACTAAAGCTGAATGAGAAGAGTGCAATGAATGCTATTATCTACGCTGCTGCAAATGTACTTTCACTTATCGCGGGGATGCTGATATACAAGCTCTTTGTTGCTGAAGTTTTTGTTAACGGGGGTTATAGCGTTGAGCATAGCGACATTTTACCGATTGCGCTTTACTCCATCCCGCTTATAAATAAAAACCTTGATAGCTTTTTAGTTGTGTTCAAATCAACACTAAGTGGTTCATTTGGTCGGCTATTCTATTTCATGTTCTTTATTTCTACAGCGCTTACCATGTTTACTGTGGCTAAGAGTAAAGGTTATAGCTTGGCGCTCGCTGGAGTAAGCGCACTGCTTTCCCTTGTGGCAATTTTAGTCATGGTGTTCTCCATTGTCGGAACGATGATTTTCCTTAAGCAGCCAGTTTTTTATCCTCGCGTATTTATTGGATTTACAGGAGTAATGCTACTTATCTCTTACTCCTCAACAAAGATATTCAAAGGCTTTTCTTCGATTATACCTTCAATATTTTTCCTTGCTATATTCGTCCAGATGTTTGCTTACGGAAATGCATTATCATCTCAGTCAGAAAAAGAGAAGTTTATGTTTACTGCAATGGCTGATGATATAATAAAATCTAGAGTCAAAATAGAATCCATTCGGTTCAATGGAACAACTTCGTTAGCTCCAACATCTTACCTGTCATCTAAATCTTTTGGAATCATCACCCACATCGTGCCGTCTTACATCAGAACAGATTGGATGTTTGGGGCGTTCTATTTCGGTCGGTTAGGTGTGGATGTTACTTATGATTCCAAGATAGATGTTAATGGAGAGTTAAAGAAAGGCTGTTCGAAACCACATGAGAAAAGTTCTCTTTATGATTCGGTGGTTTTTGAAAACACCATGATTTTTGATTTCAATAGATGTAAGTAA
- a CDS encoding glycosyltransferase family 2 protein translates to MKISLVVPVFNEEDAIPIFYQAARSELAAYEVEIVFINDGSKDGTEAIINALSVSDSLIKPLSFTRNFGKEPALFAGLDHATGDAVIPIDVDLQDPISVIPLLIERWQQGADVVLAKRTDRSNDGHMKRKTAEWFYRLHNKISSPTIEENVGDFRLMSRNTVDHIKAMPERNLFMKGILSWVGGRVEVVEYSRAERVAGESKFNTWKLWNLALEGITSFSTFPLRMWTYIGLIVAGLSFLYGAWMVVDTLAWGNPVRGYPSILVSILFLGGVQLIGIGVLGEYIGRIYLETKGRPRYLIKKKGN, encoded by the coding sequence ATGAAAATTTCGCTAGTCGTTCCGGTCTTCAATGAAGAGGATGCGATACCTATTTTCTATCAGGCCGCCAGGAGTGAATTGGCGGCCTATGAAGTTGAGATAGTTTTTATCAATGACGGCAGTAAAGACGGTACAGAAGCCATTATAAATGCCTTGTCCGTTTCTGACAGCCTGATAAAGCCATTAAGCTTTACACGTAATTTTGGTAAAGAACCAGCCCTCTTCGCGGGACTCGACCACGCTACTGGCGATGCCGTAATCCCTATTGATGTAGATTTGCAGGACCCGATAAGCGTTATCCCACTGCTCATTGAGAGGTGGCAGCAAGGCGCTGACGTAGTCCTGGCTAAGCGCACTGACAGAAGCAATGACGGCCATATGAAGCGCAAAACGGCTGAGTGGTTCTATCGCCTGCATAATAAAATTAGCAGCCCTACCATTGAAGAGAATGTCGGTGACTTCCGGCTAATGTCGCGCAATACCGTAGATCACATCAAAGCGATGCCAGAGCGAAACCTTTTCATGAAAGGCATTCTGAGCTGGGTAGGCGGAAGGGTTGAAGTTGTGGAATACAGCCGGGCGGAACGTGTCGCAGGCGAAAGCAAATTCAATACATGGAAACTATGGAATCTGGCGCTCGAAGGAATAACCAGCTTTTCCACATTCCCGCTTCGCATGTGGACATACATCGGCCTGATTGTGGCGGGCTTGTCATTTCTTTATGGCGCATGGATGGTGGTAGATACCCTTGCCTGGGGTAATCCTGTCAGAGGATACCCATCTATTCTGGTGTCAATACTCTTCCTTGGCGGTGTTCAGCTTATTGGGATCGGTGTTTTGGGGGAGTACATCGGAAGGATATACCTTGAGACCAAAGGCCGACCAAGATACCTGATCAAGAAAAAAGGTAATTAA